The Streptomyces europaeiscabiei genome window below encodes:
- the glyA gene encoding serine hydroxymethyltransferase: protein MSLLNTPLHELDPEVAAAVDAELHRQQSTLEMIASENFAPVAVMEAQGTVLTNKYAEGYPGRRYYGGCEHVDVTEQIAIDRLKDLFGAEYANVQPHSGASANQAALFALAQPGDTILGLDLAHGGHLTHGMRLNFSGKQFNVVAYHVDTATGLVDMAELEKLAKEHRPKVIIAGWSAYPRQLDFAEFRRIADQVGAHLWVDMAHFAGLVAAGLHPNPVEHADVVTSTTHKTLGGPRGGIILAKKEFAKKLNSSVFPGFQGGPLEHVIAAKAVSFKVAASEEFRERQRRTVEGARILAERLTADDAREAGVDVLSGGTDVHLILVDLRAGELDGQQAEDRLHEVGITVNRNAVPNDPRPPMVTSGLRIGTPALATRGFTAEDFTEVADVIAEALKPSYDADALRTRVKALADKHPLYPGLGK, encoded by the coding sequence ATGTCGCTTCTGAACACGCCCCTGCACGAGCTGGACCCCGAGGTCGCCGCCGCCGTCGACGCCGAGCTGCACCGCCAGCAGTCCACCCTGGAAATGATCGCCTCGGAGAACTTCGCCCCCGTCGCGGTCATGGAGGCCCAGGGCACCGTCCTGACCAACAAGTACGCCGAGGGCTACCCCGGCCGCCGCTACTACGGCGGCTGCGAACACGTCGACGTCACCGAACAGATCGCCATCGACCGCCTCAAGGACCTCTTCGGCGCCGAATACGCCAACGTCCAGCCCCACTCCGGCGCCTCCGCCAACCAGGCCGCCCTCTTCGCCCTCGCCCAGCCCGGCGACACCATCCTCGGCCTCGACCTCGCCCACGGCGGCCACCTCACCCACGGCATGCGCCTGAACTTCTCCGGCAAACAGTTCAACGTCGTCGCCTACCACGTCGACACCGCCACCGGCCTCGTCGACATGGCCGAACTGGAGAAGCTCGCCAAGGAGCACCGCCCGAAGGTGATCATCGCGGGCTGGTCGGCGTACCCGCGTCAGCTGGACTTCGCCGAGTTCCGCCGGATCGCCGACCAGGTCGGGGCCCATCTCTGGGTCGACATGGCGCACTTCGCGGGCCTGGTCGCCGCCGGACTGCACCCCAATCCCGTCGAGCACGCCGACGTGGTCACCTCCACCACCCACAAGACCCTCGGCGGCCCGCGCGGCGGCATCATCCTGGCGAAGAAGGAATTCGCGAAGAAGCTGAACTCCTCCGTCTTCCCCGGCTTCCAGGGCGGCCCCCTGGAACACGTGATCGCGGCCAAGGCGGTCTCCTTCAAGGTCGCGGCCTCCGAGGAGTTCAGGGAGCGCCAGCGCCGCACCGTCGAGGGCGCGCGGATCCTCGCCGAGCGGCTGACCGCCGACGACGCCCGGGAGGCCGGCGTCGACGTCCTGTCCGGCGGCACCGACGTCCACCTCATCCTCGTCGACCTGCGCGCCGGCGAACTCGACGGACAGCAGGCCGAGGACCGCCTCCACGAGGTCGGCATCACCGTCAACCGCAACGCCGTCCCCAACGACCCGCGTCCCCCGATGGTCACCTCCGGCCTGCGCATCGGCACCCCCGCCCTCGCCACCCGCGGCTTCACCGCCGAGGACTTCACCGAGGTCGCCGACGTCATCGCCGAGGCGCTGAAGCCGTCCTACGACGCCGATGCCCTCAGGACCCGGGTCAAGGCCCTCGCCGACAAACACCCGCTCTACCCCGGCCTGGGGAAGTGA
- a CDS encoding L-serine ammonia-lyase: protein MAISVFDLFSIGIGPSSSHTVGPMRAARMFAVRLKEDGALTRTATVHAELYGSLGATGHGHGTPKAVLLGLEGNEPHTVDINQAEHDVDHIKSTGTLRLLGVEIGDTRVIAFDSDKDLVLHRRKTLPYHANGMTIRAYDAAGTELLSKTYYSVGGGFVVDEDAVGTDRVKLDETVLKYPFHSGDDLLRLTHETGLSISGLMLENERAWRSEDAIRSGLLDIWRVMQACVSRGLTREGILPGGLKVRRRAALTARALRAAGDPATHAMEWTTLYAMAVNEENAAGGRVVTAPTNGAAGIIPAVLHYYINFVPGADEDGVVRFMLAAGAIGMLFKENASISGAEVGCQGEVGSACSMAAGALAEVLGGSPEQVENAAEIGMEHNLGLTCDPVGGLVQIPCIERNGMAAVKAVTAARMALRGDGRHHVSLDKVIKTMKETGADMSVKYKETARGGLAVNIIEC from the coding sequence GTGGCCATTTCGGTCTTCGACCTGTTCTCGATCGGCATCGGCCCGTCCAGCTCCCACACGGTCGGCCCGATGCGCGCCGCCCGCATGTTCGCCGTCCGTCTGAAGGAGGACGGCGCACTCACCCGGACCGCCACGGTCCACGCCGAGTTGTACGGCTCGCTGGGCGCCACCGGCCACGGCCACGGCACCCCCAAGGCCGTACTCCTGGGCCTGGAGGGCAACGAGCCTCACACGGTCGACATCAATCAGGCCGAGCACGATGTCGACCACATCAAGTCGACCGGAACGCTACGGCTGTTGGGCGTCGAGATCGGCGACACCCGAGTGATCGCCTTCGACTCCGACAAGGACCTGGTCCTGCACCGCCGCAAGACGCTGCCGTACCACGCCAACGGCATGACCATCCGGGCCTACGACGCGGCGGGCACGGAGCTGTTGTCGAAGACGTACTACTCCGTCGGCGGCGGCTTCGTCGTCGACGAGGACGCGGTCGGCACGGACCGCGTCAAACTCGACGAGACCGTGCTGAAGTACCCCTTCCACAGCGGCGACGACCTGCTCCGTCTCACCCATGAAACCGGTCTGTCCATCTCGGGGTTGATGCTGGAGAACGAGCGCGCCTGGCGCAGCGAGGACGCGATCCGCTCCGGTCTCCTCGACATCTGGCGCGTGATGCAGGCCTGTGTCTCCCGCGGCCTGACCCGCGAGGGCATCCTGCCCGGCGGCCTGAAGGTCCGTCGCCGCGCCGCCCTCACCGCGCGGGCGCTGCGCGCGGCGGGCGACCCGGCCACGCACGCCATGGAATGGACAACCCTCTACGCGATGGCGGTGAACGAGGAGAACGCGGCGGGCGGCCGGGTGGTGACGGCCCCCACGAACGGCGCGGCCGGCATCATCCCCGCCGTCCTGCACTACTACATCAACTTCGTCCCGGGCGCGGACGAGGACGGAGTCGTACGGTTCATGCTGGCCGCCGGCGCCATCGGCATGCTCTTCAAGGAGAACGCCTCCATCTCCGGCGCCGAGGTCGGCTGTCAGGGCGAGGTCGGCTCCGCCTGCTCCATGGCCGCCGGAGCCCTCGCCGAAGTCCTCGGCGGCTCCCCCGAACAGGTCGAGAATGCCGCCGAGATCGGCATGGAACACAACCTCGGCCTCACCTGCGACCCCGTCGGCGGCCTCGTCCAGATCCCCTGCATCGAACGCAACGGCATGGCCGCCGTGAAGGCCGTCACAGCCGCCCGCATGGCCCTGCGTGGCGACGGTCGACACCACGTCTCCCTCGACAAGGTCATCAAGACGATGAAGGAGACCGGCGCCGACATGAGCGTCAAGTACAAGGAGACGGCCCGCGGCGGACTGGCGGTGAACATCATCGAGTGTTAG